Proteins from one Peromyscus eremicus chromosome 8a, PerEre_H2_v1, whole genome shotgun sequence genomic window:
- the Cacna1h gene encoding voltage-dependent T-type calcium channel subunit alpha-1H isoform X3, whose protein sequence is MLVIMLNCVTLGMFRPCEDVECRSERCSILEAFDDFIFAFFAVEMVIKMVALGLFGQKCYLGDTWNRLDFFIVMAGMMEYSLDGHNVSLSAIRTVRVLRPLRAINRVPSMRILVTLLLDTLPMLGNVLLLCFFVFFIFGIVGVQLWAGLLRNRCFLDSAFVRNNNLTFLRPYYQTEEGEENPFICSSRRDNGMQKCSHIPSRRELRVQCTLGWEAYGQPQAEDGGAGRNACINWNQYYNVCRSGEFNPHNGAINFDNIGYAWIAIFQVITLEGWVDIMYYVMDAHSFYNFIYFILLIIVGSFFMINLCLVVIATQFSETKQRENQLMREQRARYLSNDSTLASFSEPGSCYEELLKYVGHIFRKVKRRSLRLYARWQSRWRKKVDPSSTLHGQGPGRRPRRPGRRTASVHHLVYHHHHHHHHHYHFSHGGPRRPSPEPGAGDTRLVRACVPPSPPSPGHGPPDSESVHSIYHADCHVEGPQERARVAHSIATAASLKLASGLGTMNYPTILPSGTVNSKGGPSQRPKGLRGAGTAGAAAHSPLSLGSPSPYEKIQHVVGEQGLGRASSHLSGLSVPCPLPSPQAGTLTCELKSCPYCASALEDPEFEFSGSESGDSDAHGVYEFTQDVRHGDCRDPVQQPSEVDTPGRGSERRRPPRRTTSEPGGLGRLWASFSGKLRRIVDSKYFNRGIMAAILVNTLSMGVEYHEQPDELTNALEISNIVFTSMFALEMLLKLLACGPLGYIRNPYNIFDGIVVVISVWEIVGQADGGLSVLRTFRLLRVLKLVRFLPALRRQLVVLMRTMDNVATFCMLLMLFIFIFSILGMHLFGCKFSLKTDSGDTVPDRKNFDSLLWAIVTVFQILTQEDWNVVLYNGMASTSSWAALYFVALMTFGNYVLFNLLVAILVEGFQAEGDATRSDTDEDKTSTHLEEDFDKLRDLQSTEMKMYSLAVTPNGHLEGRGSLPPPLIMHTAATPMPTPKSSPHLDVAHVLLDSQHGSSGSVDPQLGDQKSLASLRSSPCAPWGPNSAGSSRRSSWNSLGRAPSLKRRSQCGERESLLSGEGKGSTDDEAEDGRPGTGSHPGASPGPRATPLRRAESLDHRSTLDLCPPRPAALLPTKFHDCNGQMVALPSEFFLRIDSHKEDAAEFDDDIEDGCCFRLHKVLEPYAPQWCRSRESWALYLFPPQNRLRVSCQKVIAHKMFDHVVLVFIFLNCITIALERPDIDPGSTERAFLSVSNYIFTAIFVVEMMVKVVALGLLWGEHAYLQSSWNVLDGLLVLVSLVDIIVAMASAGGAKILGVLRVLRLLRTLRPLRVISRAPGLKLVVETLISSLRPIGNIVLICCAFFIIFGILGVQLFKGKFYYCEGADTRNITTKAECHAAHYRWVRRKYNFDNLGQALMSLFVLSSKDGWVNIMYDGLDAVGIDQQPVQNHNPWMLLYFISFLLIVSFFVLNMFVGVVVENFHKCRQHQEAEEARRREEKRLRRLERRRRKAQRRPYYADYSHTRRSIHSLCTSHYLDLFITFIICLNVITMSMEHYNQPKSLDEALKYCNYVFTIVFVFEAALKLVAFGFRRFFKDRWNQLDLAIVLLSIMGIALEEIEMNAALPINPTIIRIMRVLRIARVLKLLKMATGMRALLDTVVQALPQVGNLGLLFMLLFFIYAALGVELFGRLECSEDNPCEGLSRHATFTNFGMAFLTLFRVSTGDNWNGIMKDTLRECAREDKHCLSYLPALSPVYFVTFVLVAQFVLVNVVVAVLMKHLEESNKEAREDAEMDAEIELEMAQGSAAQPPPEAQESPGTQPDTPNLLVVRKVSVSRMLSLPNDSYMFRPVAPAAAAPHPHPLQEVEMETYTGSAPSGPVTSAHSPPLEPRASFQVPSDASSPARVSDPLHALSPRGTPRSLSLSRILCRQEAMHTESLEGQVDDPGEDSVPDHTKPAENTSTRQVSLGSLRSPPCSPRPASVRTRKHTFGQRCISNRPPALGGEGAEAADPADEEVRHITSSAHPWPATEPPSPEASPVASPAAKGAVGSGRDPHRFCSVDAQSFLDKPGRADAQRWPSAELDSGDSHLESGEGRGRASELEPALGARRKKKMSPPCISIDPPAEDEGSSRPPAAEGGNTTLRRRTPSCEAALHRDCPESTEGPGTGGDPVAKGERWGQASCRAEHLTVPNFAFEPLDMVGPGGDSFLDSDQSVTPEPRVSSSGAIVPLVHHETEPSVPSGDPPEKGQGLYLTVPQTPLKKPGSPPVTPAPDNSGDEPV, encoded by the exons ATGCTGGTCATCATGCTGAACTGCGTGACGCTCGGCATGTTCCGGCCCTGCGAGGATGTCGAGTGCCGCTCAGAGCGTTGCAGCATCTTGGAG GCCTTTGACGACTTCATCTTTGCCTTCTTTGCTGTGGAGATGGTTATCAAGATGGTGGCTTTGGGACTCTTTGGGCAGAAGTGCTACCTGGGTGACACCTGGAACAGGCTGGACTTCTTCATTGTCATGGCGGG GATGATGGAGTATTCTCTGGACGGACACAACGTGAGCCTCTCTGCCATCCGCACGGTGCGTGTGCTGCGGCCCCTCCGCGCCATCAATCGGGTCCCTA GCATGCGGATCCTGGTCACTCTGCTGCTGGACACACTGCCCATGCTTGGGAATGTCCTTCTGCTCTGCTTCTTCGTCTTCTTCATCTTCGGCATCGTCGGGGTCCAGCTCTGGGCTGGCCTGCTGCGGAACCGCTGCTTCCTGGACAGCGCCTTCGTCAG GAACAACAACCTGACCTTCCTGCGTCCATACTACCAAAcagaggagggtgaggagaaCCCTTTCATCTGCTCCTCACGCCGCGACAATGGCATGCAGAAGTGCTCGCACATCCCCAGCCGCCGTGAGCTCCGTGTGCAGTGCACACTTGGCTGGGAGGCCTACGGGCAGCCACAGGCCGAGGATGGGGGTGCTGGCCGCAATGCCTGTATCAACTGGAACCAGTACTACAACGTGTGCCGCTCGGGGGAATTCAACCCTCACAATGGGGCCATCAACTTCGACAACATCGGCTATGCATGGATCGCCATCTTTCAG GTCATCACCCTGGAGGGCTGGGTAGACATCATGTACTACGTCATGGATGCCCACTCGTTCTACAACTTCATCTACTTCATCCTCCTCATCATT GTGGGCTCCTTCTTCATGATCAACCTGTGCCTGGTGGTGATCGCCACGCAGTTCTCAGAGACAAAGCAGAGGGAGAACCAGCTGATGCGCGAGCAGCGGGCCCGCTATCTGTCCAACGACAGCACCCTGGCCAGCTTCTCCGAGCCTGGCAGCTGCTACGAGGAGCTCCTCAAGTACGTGGGCCACATCTTCCGCAAGGTTAAGCGCCGTAGCCTGCGCCTTTATGCCCGCTGGCAGAGCCGCTGGCGCAAGAAGGTGGACCCCAGCAGCACCCTGCACGGCCAAGGCCCCGGGCGGCGGCCGCGGCGGCCCGGCAGACGCACGGCTTCTGTGCACCACCTGgtctaccatcaccaccaccaccaccatcaccactaccacttCAGCCACGGTGGCCCACGCAGGCCCAGCCCCGAGCCAGGTGCTGGCGACACCAGGTTGGTCCGGGCCTGTGTGCCCCCCTCGCCACCATCCCCAGGCCATGGGCCGCCAGACTCTGAGTCTGTGCACAGTATCTACCATGCTGACTGCCATGTGGAGGGGCCACAGGAGAGAGCCCGGGTGGCACACTCCATCGCCACTGCTGCCAGTCTTAAGCTGGCCTCTGGTTTGGGCACCATGAACTATCCCACCATCCTGCCTTCAGGAACAGTCAACAGCAAAGGTGGCCCCAGCCAACGGCCCAAGGGCCTGCGGGGTGCTGGCACCGCAGGGGCTGCAGCACACAGTCCTCTGAGCCTGGGCAGCCCCAGCCCCTACGAGAAGATCCAGCATGTGGTTGGGGAACAAG GACTAGGCCGAGCCTCTAGCCACCTGTCTGGCCTGAGTGTGCCTTGCCCCCTGCCCAGCCCCCAGGCGGGCACGCTGACCTGTGAGCTGAAGAGCTGCCCGTATTGTGCCAGCGCCCTGGAGGACCCCGAGTTTGAGTTCAGTGGCTCGGAGAGCGGAGACTCGGATGCCCACGGAGTCTATGAGTTTACCCAGGATGTCCGACATGGAGATTGCCGGGATCCTGTGCAGCAGCCCAGTGAAGTGGACACACCAGGTCGTGGCAGTGAGAGGCGGCGGCCCCCGCGGCGGACAACCTCAGAGCCAGGAGGACTAGGCCGCCTCTGGGCTTCCTTCAGTGGCAAGCTGCGTCGCATTGTAGACAGCAAGTACTTCAACAGGGGCATTATGGCGGCCATCCTTGTCAACACTCTGAGCATGGGCGTTGAGTATCATGAGCAG CCTGACGAGCTGACCAATGCACTGGAGATAAGCAACATCGTGTTTACCAGCATGTTCGCCCTGGAGATGCTGCTGAAGTTGCTGGCCTGTGGACCGCTGGGCTACATCCGGAACCCCTACAACATCTTTGATGGCATCGTTGTGGTCATCAG TGTCTGGGAGATCGTGGGGCAGGCGGATGGTGGTTTGTCCGTACTCCGCACATTCCGGCTGCTGCGGGTGCTGAAGCTGGTGCGTTTCCTGCCGGCCCTGCGGCGGCAGCTGGTGGTGCTCATGAGGACCATGGACAACGTGGCCACCTTCTGCATGTTACTCATgctcttcatcttcatcttcag CATCCTGGGAATGCACCTCTTTGGCTGTAAGTTCAGCCTGAAGACAGACTCTGGAGACACCGTCCCTGACAGGAAGAACTTCGACTCCCTGCTGTGGGCCATCGTCACTGTGTTCCAG ATCCTGACACAGGAAGACTGGAACGTGGTCCTCTACAACGGCATGGCGTCTACCTCCTCCTGGGCTGCCCTTTACTTTGTGGCCCTGATGACCTTCGGGAACTACGTGCTCTTCAACCTGCTGGTAGCCATCCTGGTGGAAGGCTTCCAGGCAGAG GGTGACGCCACCAGATCTGACACGGACGAGGACAAGACGTCTACCCACTTAGAGGAAGATTTTGATAAGCTCAGAGATCTTCAAAGCACAG AGATGAAGATGTACTCACTGGCTGTGACCCCTAACGGGCACCTAGAGGGCCGGGGCAGCCTGCCGCCGCCTCTGATCATGCACACAGCGGCTACGCCTATGCCTACTCCCAAGAGCTCCCCACATCTGGATGTGGCCCATGTTCTCCTGGACTCACAGCACGGCAGCAGTGGCTCTGTGGACCCCCAACTGGGGGACCAGAAGTCTCTG GCCAGCCTCCGCAGCTCCCCTTGTGCCCCCTGGGGCCCCAACAGCGCTGGGAGCAGCCGGCGCTCCAGCTGGAACAGCCTGGGCCGTGCACCCAGCCTCAAACGCCGCAGCCAGTGTGGGGAGCGTGAGTCGCTGCTCTCTGGCGAGGGAAAGGGCAGTACCGATGACGAGGCTGAGGACGGCAGACCCGGCACAGGAAGCCACCCAGGAGCCTCGCCTGGGCCCCGCGCCACCCCGCTGCGGCGTGCCGAGTCGTTGGACCACCGCAGCACGCTGGACCTGTGCCCCCCACGGCCTGCCGCCCTCCTACCCACCAAGTTCCATGACTGCAACGGGCAGATGGTGGCCCTGCCCAGCGAGTTCTTCCTGCGCATCGACAGCCACAAGGAGGATGCAGCTGAGTTTGATGATGACATAGAGGAT GGCTGTTGCTTCCGCCTACACAAAGTGCTGGAACCCTATGCGCCTCAGTGGTGCCGCAGCCGGGAGTCCTGGGCCCTGTACCTCTTCCCTCCGCAGAACAG GCTGCGGGTCTCCTGCCAGAAAGTCATCGCACACAAGATGTTTGACCACGTGGTCCTCGTCTTCATCTTCCTCAACTGCATCACCATTGCCTTGGAGAGGCCAGACATTGACCCAGGCAGCACC GAGAGGGCCTTCCTCAGCGTCTCCAACTACATCTTCACAGCCATCTTCGTGGTAGAGATGATGGTGAAG GTGGTAGCCCTGGGACTGCTGTGGGGTGAGCACGCCTACCTGCAGAGCAGCTGGAATGTGCTGGATGGGCTCCTTGTCCTGGTGTCCCTGGTTGACATCATCGTGGCCATGGCCTCAGCGGGCGGTGCCAAGATCCTCGGCGTCCTGCGTGTGCTGCGCCTGCTTCGGACCCTGCGGCCTCTGAG GGTCATCAGCCGAGCTCCGGGCCTCAAGCTGGTTGTAGAGACTCTGATATCATCGCTCAGGCCCATTGGGAACATCGTCCTCATCTGCTGCGCCTTCTTCATTATCTTTGGCATCCTCGGGGTGCAG CTTTTCAAGGGCAAATTCTACTACTGCGAGGGCGCAGATACCAGGAATATCACTACCAAGGCCGAGTGCCATGCCGCCCACTACCGCTGGGTGAGGCGGAAGTACAATTTTGACAACCTGGGTCAG GCGCTGATGTCCCTGTTTGTGCTGTCGTCCAAGGATGGCTGGGTGAACATCATGTACGATGGTCTTGATGCCGTGGGCATTGACCAGCAG CCCGTGCAGAACCACAACCCCTGGATGCTGCTGTACTTCATCTCCTTCCTGCTCATCGTCAGCTTCTTTGTGCTCAACATGTTCGTGGGCGTGGTGGTGGAGAACTTCCACAAATGCCGGCAGCACCAGGAGGCCGAGGAGGCGCGGCGGCGTGAGGAGAAACGGCTGCGGCGCCTGGAGAGGAGGCGCAGGA AGGCCCAGCGCCGGCCCTACTACGCAGACTATTCACATACACGCCGCTCCATCCATTCGCTGTGCACCAGCCATTACCTGGACCTCTTCATCACCTTCATCATCTGCCTCAATGTCATCACCATGTCCATGGAGCACTACAACCAGCCCAAG TCTCTGGATGAGGCCCTCAAGTACTGCAACTACGTCTTTACCATTGTCTTCGTCTTCGAGGCTGCCCTGAAGCTGGTGGCCTTTGGGTTCCGGAGGTTCTTCAAGGACAG GTGGAACCAGCTGGACTTGGCCATAGTCCTCCTGTCCATCATGGGCATTGCGCTGGAGGAAATTGAGATGAACGCTGCCCTGCCCATCAACCCCACCATCATCCGCATCATGCGCGTGCTTCGCATCGCCCGTG TGCTGAAGCTCCTGAAGATGGCCACAGGCATGCGTGCCCTGCTGGACACTGTGGTTCAAGCTCTGCCGCAG GTAGGGAACCTTGGTCTTCTTTTCATGCTCCTGTTTTTTATCTATGCTGCCCTGGGAgtggagctgtttgggaggcTAG AGTGCAGCGAGGACAACCCCTGTGAGGGCCTGAGCAGGCACGCTACCTTCACCAACTTCGGCATGGCCTTCCTCACGCTGTTCCGAGTGTCCACGGGGGACAACTGGAATGGGATCATGAAG GACACACTCCGGGAATGCGCCCGTGAGGACAAGCACTGCCTCAGCTACCTTCCCGCCCTCTCGCCCGTCTACTTCGTCACCTTCGTGCTGGTTGCCCAGTTCGTGCTGGTCAACGTGGTGGTGGCCGTGCTCATGAAGCACCTGGAGGAGAGTAACAAGGAGGCCCGCGAGGATGCCGAGATGGACGCCGAGATcgagctggagatggctcagggctccGCAGCCCAGCCCCCGCCGGAAGCGCAG GAAAGCCCGGGTACCCAGCCGGACACCCCAAACCTCCTGGTCGTGCGCAAAGTGTCTGTGTCCAGGATGCTCTCGCTGCCCAATGACAGCTACATGTTCCGGCCCGTGGCGCCCGCCGCCGCTGCCCCACACCCTCACCCACTGcaggaggtggagatggagaCCTACACCGGTAGTGCCCCTTCGG GCCCGGTCACCTCTGCTCACTCGCCGCCCCTGGAGCCCCGAGCCTCCTTCCAGGTCCCGTCAGATGCATCCTCTCCAGCCAGGGTCAGCGATCCCCTTCATGCCCTTTCTCCCCGGGGTACACCCCGCTCTCTGAGCCTCTCACGGATACTCTGCAGACAG GAGGCCATGCACACCGAGTCCCTGGAAGGGCAGGTTGATGACCCTGGAGAAGACAGCGTGCCAGACCACACAAAGCCAGCTGAAAATACCTCCACGAGGCAGGTGTCTCTGGGCTCCCTGCGgtcccctccctgctccccacGACCTGCCAGTGTCCGTACTCGCAAGCACACTTTCGGGCAGCGCTGCATCTCTAACCGCCCTCCCGccctgggaggggagggggctgaAGCAGCGGACCCGGCAGATGAGGAGGTCCGCCACATCACCAGCTCAGCCCACCCCTGGCCGGCTACAGAGCCCCCCAGCCCAGAGGCCTCCCCAGTAGCCTCCCCTGCTGCCAAAggggcagtgggcagtgggcGGGACCCACACAGGTTCTGCAGTGTAGATGCTCAGAGCTTCCTGGACAAACCAGGCCGGGCGGATGCACAACGGTGGCCCTCTGCGGAACTGGATAGTGGAGACAGCCACCTAGAGtccggggaggggaggggccggGCCTCAGAGCTCGAGCCGGCTCTCGGAGCAcggaggaagaagaagatgagCCCCCCCTGCATCTCCATTGACCCTCCCGCTGAGGACGAGGGCTCCTCCCGGCCCCCTGCGGCTGAAGGTGGCAATACTACCCTGAGGCGCCGAACCCCGTCCTGCGAGGCTGCCCTCCACAGGGACTGCCCAGAGTCCACAGAGGGCCCAGGCACTGGAGGGGACCCTGTAGCCAAGGGTGAGCGCTGGGGCCAGGCTTCCTGCCGAGCAGAGCACCTGACTGTCCCCAACTTTGCCTTCGAGCCTCTGGACATGGTGGGACCTGGTGGAGACTCTTTCTTGGACAGTGACCAAAGTGTGACCCCAGAACCCAGAGTTTCCTCTTCGGGGGCTATAGTGCCTCTTGTACACCATGAAACTGAACCTTCTGTGCCCTCTGGTGACCCCCCAGAGAAGGGGCAAGGACTGTACCTCACTGTGCCCCAGACCCCCTTGAAGAAACCAGGGTCTCCCCCAGTCACCCCTGCCCCAGATAACAGTGGAGATGAGCCTGTGTAG